One stretch of Schlesneria sp. DSM 10557 DNA includes these proteins:
- a CDS encoding BON domain-containing protein, with product MITKKWALIFLGSLGGFAVGCGMDDSSRTTQTNEPSTTVTANRPALPESTRDPADRSSSTTPATPGTSLNDKTPFDQDENQRDINTTADIRKRIVNSDLSSKAHNVMITTQAGQVSLRGRVESQAEKDAVEKIAAEVAGADKVDSQLEIVTN from the coding sequence ATGATTACGAAGAAGTGGGCACTAATTTTCTTAGGAAGCCTGGGTGGGTTCGCCGTCGGTTGCGGAATGGACGATTCATCACGCACGACGCAGACCAACGAACCATCAACTACCGTGACAGCAAATCGTCCCGCTCTGCCGGAAAGTACGCGTGACCCCGCTGACCGGTCAAGTTCCACCACCCCTGCCACTCCTGGCACGAGCCTCAATGACAAGACGCCATTCGATCAGGATGAAAACCAGCGCGACATCAACACCACTGCAGACATCCGCAAGCGGATCGTCAATTCCGACCTGTCTTCGAAGGCCCACAACGTGATGATCACGACCCAGGCGGGTCAGGTCAGCCTGCGGGGCCGCGTCGAATCCCAGGCAGAAAAGGATGCAGTGGAAAAGATTGCTGCTGAGGTCGCTGGCGCCGACAAGGTGGACAGCCAGCTGGAAATTGTCACCAACTAA
- a CDS encoding SgcJ/EcaC family oxidoreductase, protein MRRTYSVLLFAMVTTAFEPGLSGTQQLRAEDKKTEIPSAPHEKSTDRPASDDRASPASQSDSKSTKAVEDPLTSSDAASESDLEVRSVGESFVKALSAAKAEEAAEFFTESAEYVDEHGEVFEGRSTIRDLLAETFADDENGSLEFSTTSVRFIGPGLAVEDGYTLFVPTELPGDDDESGIVGRYTTVYTRIDGKWQIASLRKQPFKTSRRHRSELEQLSWLQGDWIDESDESIVLFSCEPSERGNFLLRKFVIHVEGQEIMNGTQRIGWDPLTGKLKTWIFDSEGGYAEGYWYRDDDCWKLKATGVTAEGEPASSTSIYTCVNNDTIIWQSVDHEVSGVKLPDSDPVTIVRRAPTPDMANSAAHTDSK, encoded by the coding sequence ATGCGTAGAACTTACTCCGTACTGTTATTTGCAATGGTTACTACGGCGTTCGAGCCCGGGCTTTCAGGTACACAGCAGCTACGAGCTGAGGACAAAAAAACTGAGATTCCATCAGCCCCGCACGAGAAAAGCACTGACCGTCCTGCCTCGGATGACCGAGCTTCCCCTGCTTCGCAATCTGATTCCAAATCGACCAAAGCGGTCGAAGACCCTTTAACGTCGAGCGACGCGGCCTCAGAATCTGATCTTGAAGTCCGATCCGTTGGCGAATCCTTCGTTAAGGCGCTGAGTGCAGCCAAAGCGGAAGAGGCGGCGGAGTTCTTCACCGAATCGGCTGAATACGTCGATGAGCACGGTGAAGTCTTCGAAGGACGCTCAACCATCCGAGATCTCCTGGCCGAAACGTTCGCGGACGACGAAAATGGCTCGCTTGAGTTCAGCACCACCAGTGTGCGATTCATCGGCCCTGGACTCGCCGTCGAGGACGGTTACACGCTTTTCGTCCCTACTGAATTGCCAGGGGACGATGATGAAAGTGGAATCGTCGGCCGGTACACGACGGTCTACACCCGGATCGACGGCAAGTGGCAAATCGCCAGTCTGCGTAAACAGCCCTTTAAGACGAGCCGTCGCCACCGCTCCGAATTAGAACAGCTCTCATGGCTTCAGGGAGACTGGATCGACGAGAGCGACGAGTCAATCGTGCTCTTTTCGTGTGAGCCCTCAGAACGAGGAAACTTCCTGCTGCGAAAGTTTGTGATCCATGTTGAAGGTCAGGAAATCATGAATGGCACTCAGCGGATTGGCTGGGATCCGCTCACAGGGAAACTCAAAACCTGGATCTTCGATTCGGAAGGGGGCTATGCCGAGGGGTACTGGTACCGGGACGACGACTGCTGGAAATTGAAAGCGACTGGAGTCACGGCGGAAGGGGAACCTGCTTCGAGCACCAGTATCTACACCTGTGTGAACAACGACACCATCATCTGGCAGTCTGTCGACCATGAAGTGAGTGGAGTCAAACTTCCTGATAGTGATCCAGTCACGATCGTACGACGGGCACCCACACCGGATATGGCCAACTCTGCAGCGCATACCGATTCCAAATGA
- a CDS encoding MFS transporter: protein MQTPITINPTDATIPEREQSAPTTALAILISLSLSHMLNDVMQSLIPAVYPLLKETYSLSFFQIGMITFTFQLTASILQPLVGLYTDRHPAPYSLAFGMGFTLLGLNLLAIANSFATILLAAGMVGLGSSIFHPEASRIARLASGGRYGFAQALFQLGGNFGSSLGPLLAAFIVVPKGQFSISWFSIGALTAMALLTNIGKWYGVQLAEHRANPKKKAHNTESQLSRGRVISALVILMLLLFSKYFYLVSLSNYYTFYLMYKFDIPVATAQIYLFVFLGSVAAGTIGGGPIGDRLGFRTVIWFSILGIFPFTFLLPYANLFWTVLLTIPIGLIMASAFTAMMVYAQELVPGRVGMIAGLFFGFAFGMAGLGAAVLGWLADQIGIESVYHICSYLPLFGLLAVFLPNTERKAAK, encoded by the coding sequence TTGCAGACGCCGATCACCATCAATCCGACTGACGCCACAATCCCCGAACGAGAGCAGTCCGCGCCGACGACAGCACTTGCGATTCTGATCAGTCTCAGTCTGTCGCACATGTTGAACGATGTGATGCAGTCGCTGATTCCTGCCGTCTATCCACTGCTGAAAGAGACTTACTCGCTGAGCTTCTTTCAGATCGGGATGATCACGTTCACGTTTCAGTTGACCGCCTCGATCCTTCAACCTCTCGTCGGCCTCTACACCGACCGCCATCCCGCCCCTTACTCACTGGCCTTCGGGATGGGATTCACTTTGCTTGGACTCAACCTGTTGGCAATTGCGAACAGCTTTGCCACGATTCTGCTTGCTGCCGGAATGGTTGGACTGGGATCCTCGATCTTCCACCCGGAAGCGTCACGAATTGCGAGGTTGGCTTCGGGAGGACGATATGGGTTCGCACAGGCTCTCTTTCAACTCGGCGGTAACTTCGGGTCCTCGCTCGGACCACTCTTGGCCGCGTTCATCGTCGTACCGAAAGGTCAGTTCAGTATTTCGTGGTTCTCGATTGGTGCCCTCACAGCGATGGCCCTGTTGACGAACATCGGCAAGTGGTACGGGGTCCAGTTGGCAGAACATAGGGCCAACCCCAAGAAGAAAGCTCACAATACCGAATCTCAGTTATCGCGAGGCCGTGTGATCAGCGCTCTCGTCATTCTGATGCTGCTCTTGTTCTCGAAGTACTTCTATCTGGTGAGCCTCAGCAACTATTACACCTTCTATCTGATGTATAAGTTTGACATCCCCGTCGCGACAGCACAGATCTACCTCTTTGTCTTTCTCGGATCGGTTGCCGCCGGAACGATTGGTGGAGGCCCCATCGGCGATCGGCTCGGTTTCCGAACGGTGATCTGGTTTTCGATTCTGGGAATTTTTCCGTTCACCTTCTTGCTACCGTACGCCAATCTGTTCTGGACCGTATTGCTGACGATCCCCATCGGATTGATCATGGCCTCCGCCTTCACGGCCATGATGGTTTACGCCCAGGAGTTGGTTCCCGGACGAGTGGGGATGATCGCGGGTCTGTTCTTCGGCTTCGCTTTTGGCATGGCGGGGTTGGGTGCGGCGGTCCTGGGCTGGCTCGCAGACCAGATCGGCATCGAATCTGTTTACCATATCTGTTCCTACCTCCCCTTGTTCGGCCTGCTGGCGGTGTTCCTTCCGAATACCGAGCGCAAAGCGGCTAAGTAA
- a CDS encoding CDGSH iron-sulfur domain-containing protein yields the protein MSTINPNAELRRQFVTETRIRTRENGPLVITGPVTLVDHKGQPFDVSGSENIALCRCGSSRRRPFCDGTHRTTGFQAAELAPAPEAQ from the coding sequence ATGAGCACAATTAATCCTAACGCAGAGCTCAGGAGGCAATTCGTGACGGAAACTCGAATTCGAACCAGAGAAAACGGGCCCTTAGTGATCACCGGCCCAGTCACTCTGGTTGACCACAAGGGACAACCATTCGATGTCTCGGGTTCGGAGAATATCGCTTTGTGCCGGTGCGGTTCCTCCCGGCGACGTCCCTTTTGTGACGGCACGCATCGAACCACCGGTTTTCAGGCGGCAGAACTCGCGCCGGCGCCCGAAGCACAATAG
- a CDS encoding c-type cytochrome, giving the protein MNWKSLLKLLAVILAVSLNECRAEEAHRSPLALAISPDGTVLMTANQSSGTVTLVDVTGQRVLSELPVGRHPFDVVWVSDSFALVSLLHDDAVAVVKRDGSAISLFKKFAVGDEPSGLAMLPNRSRVFVALGGEDQVAAIQVEALISADSRHEEVAQDRPVSRIDVGGIPRTLAVSPDGRWLVTFCSVPCEAFVHDTATLNQISARKIFDGGFNPGKPVITADSQLVLLPSAINRAFSVTAGMIDIGWVIDNRLTKLPLPDGEPGDQKQLGLDIRGKAVGDANAVALSPDGKYIAVTCGGTHELLVLEYPSIPWPSGDPGDFLPEVLRKDPSRYRRIPLGGRPVDVQFLDQRRVIVANHLGDSLQVVDLEADQVENISLGAPAEISLVRRGEIAFYDANWSMHSWFSCHTCHTDGHTSGQVFDTRNDRTYGTPKLIPTLRGVAETGPWTWHGWQTDLKDAMRRSLIESMSTEREIADEDVAGLAAYLSSVSHPENPRANHDSPAITLGRQLFEGRAGCVQCHSGNNFTTHETFDGAVIDPKDANKLYNPPSLRGVSARRRFLHTGKARSLEQVLKQYHRPEDVVGEALNDEEVTALVEYLKTL; this is encoded by the coding sequence ATGAACTGGAAAAGCCTGTTGAAATTGCTTGCCGTCATCCTGGCCGTCTCATTGAACGAGTGCCGGGCGGAAGAGGCCCACCGCAGCCCACTGGCTCTGGCGATCTCTCCCGATGGCACCGTCTTGATGACCGCAAACCAGTCATCAGGGACAGTGACTCTGGTTGACGTGACCGGGCAGCGTGTGCTCAGCGAGCTTCCAGTCGGTCGCCATCCCTTCGATGTGGTCTGGGTAAGTGATTCGTTCGCACTCGTCAGCCTGTTACATGACGATGCGGTGGCGGTCGTGAAGCGGGACGGTTCAGCGATCAGTCTTTTCAAGAAGTTTGCCGTGGGGGACGAACCGTCTGGTTTAGCCATGCTGCCTAACCGTAGCCGCGTATTTGTGGCCTTAGGTGGTGAAGATCAAGTTGCGGCGATTCAGGTAGAAGCCTTGATTTCGGCTGACTCACGCCACGAAGAGGTGGCCCAGGACCGACCGGTTTCACGAATTGACGTTGGCGGAATTCCCCGGACACTCGCGGTTTCTCCGGACGGGCGGTGGCTCGTTACGTTCTGTTCCGTTCCCTGCGAGGCGTTCGTGCACGATACCGCGACGCTGAACCAGATCAGTGCTCGCAAGATTTTCGATGGCGGCTTTAACCCCGGCAAACCTGTGATCACGGCGGACTCGCAACTCGTGCTGTTGCCGAGTGCCATCAACCGTGCGTTTTCGGTGACGGCAGGGATGATTGACATCGGCTGGGTGATTGACAACCGCCTGACGAAACTACCACTACCGGACGGAGAACCAGGTGATCAGAAGCAACTTGGCCTGGATATTCGCGGCAAGGCTGTGGGAGATGCAAACGCCGTCGCGCTGAGTCCTGATGGAAAGTACATCGCAGTGACGTGCGGTGGAACTCATGAGTTACTCGTACTGGAGTATCCCTCCATCCCCTGGCCCTCAGGTGATCCGGGCGATTTCCTGCCTGAAGTCTTGCGAAAAGATCCCTCTCGCTATCGACGGATTCCGCTCGGAGGTCGCCCTGTCGACGTTCAATTCCTGGACCAGCGACGTGTCATCGTTGCGAATCACCTTGGCGATTCCCTGCAGGTGGTGGATCTCGAGGCGGACCAGGTTGAGAATATCTCGCTGGGGGCGCCTGCGGAGATCAGTCTCGTCCGCCGGGGTGAGATCGCGTTCTACGACGCCAACTGGTCGATGCACTCCTGGTTCAGCTGTCATACTTGCCATACAGATGGTCACACTTCGGGGCAGGTGTTCGATACGCGAAACGATCGAACATATGGCACCCCCAAGCTGATCCCCACGTTACGGGGGGTGGCAGAGACTGGGCCTTGGACCTGGCACGGCTGGCAGACAGATCTGAAAGACGCGATGCGCCGTTCCCTGATTGAAAGCATGAGTACCGAGCGGGAAATTGCTGACGAAGACGTGGCAGGGCTGGCTGCATACCTCAGCAGTGTGAGTCACCCGGAAAATCCCCGGGCCAATCACGATTCACCTGCCATCACCTTGGGACGCCAGCTGTTTGAAGGCCGGGCGGGCTGCGTACAGTGCCATTCGGGAAACAACTTTACGACACATGAGACCTTTGACGGTGCGGTTATCGACCCCAAGGATGCGAATAAGCTCTACAACCCGCCGTCACTGCGCGGGGTATCAGCTCGCCGGCGCTTCTTGCATACCGGAAAGGCGAGATCACTCGAACAGGTCCTGAAACAGTACCATCGACCTGAGGATGTCGTCGGTGAAGCACTCAATGACGAGGAAGTCACCGCGTTGGTCGAGTATTTGAAAACGCTGTAG
- a CDS encoding M16 family metallopeptidase gives MLKRLVAGMLAVLPTLLCFTLHGAEASKVMKITTIEGISEYRLENGLKVLLFPDPSKPTVTVNLTVFVGSRHEGYGEAGMAHLLEHMLFKGTPDHPSVPKALQARGAQFNGTTWLDRTNYYETLPANDDNLEFAIRLEADRMINSHVKGEDLTSEMTVVRNEFERGENNPHSILGQRIMSAAFNWHNYGQATIGNRADIERVPVENLRAFYQKYYQPDNAILIIAGRFEEAQALEYVGKYFGAIPKPERKLDQTYTEEPPQDGERTVTLRRVGDVSVVGAVYHIPSGGHPDFAAIDVLESVLTMTPSGRLYKALVEQKKAASVSGAAYALHDPGVLRFMAEVASGNTPESVLDGLLDTLQSVIDQGVKEEEVERAKQRLMKQREQEASDSQQLAIHLSEWAAQGDWRLYFIYRDRLEQVTVKDVNTVARAYLQPNNRTVGIYYPTKEAERTVIPSSPNLAEMIGDYQGRSDTSAGEAFDVDPAKIEARTKRTSIDGIKVALLPKKTRGNTVFLRLNLRYGDERSLFGLGKVAEFLPSMMTKGTKQLTRQQLQDQLDKNLASLGSSGSAGDATFVIQTKRNNLPAVIELLRQVLREPVFPAAELDILKQGHRADLEQGLTNPQDLALKGVRRALNPYPVGDVRYYPTGEEEIALTDEVDIPAVKKLYSDFLGSHAGQLVVVGDFDEEETMKALTGMLKGWKAKQPYERIARTSDVEVKAEVIKILTPDKANAFYFAGGVLPLRDDNPDYPALLIGNYVFGAGALSSRLGDRIRQKEGLSYGVGSSLAASSLDTRATITMYAIYNPANLEKIVSGIHEELERLLKEGVTQKELDDARRGFLQSQEVMRTEDARLAQILESTLLADRTMEYYKTLESRISELTPETVLETLKKHIDPKSILTVVAGDWEAAKKNAK, from the coding sequence ATGTTAAAGCGTCTTGTTGCAGGAATGCTGGCTGTACTGCCCACATTGCTTTGTTTCACACTTCACGGAGCAGAAGCGTCCAAAGTTATGAAGATCACCACGATTGAAGGCATCAGTGAATACCGACTTGAGAACGGTCTGAAAGTTCTTTTATTTCCCGACCCATCGAAGCCGACAGTCACTGTCAATCTCACCGTTTTTGTGGGATCTCGCCATGAAGGATATGGCGAGGCAGGAATGGCACATCTGCTCGAACATATGCTGTTCAAGGGAACTCCGGATCATCCGAGTGTCCCCAAGGCGCTCCAGGCTCGCGGAGCCCAGTTCAACGGTACAACGTGGCTTGATCGCACGAACTATTACGAAACTCTTCCTGCCAACGATGACAACCTCGAGTTCGCGATTCGCCTCGAAGCGGATCGAATGATCAACAGTCATGTCAAGGGCGAAGATCTGACCTCGGAAATGACGGTCGTCCGGAATGAGTTTGAGCGGGGAGAAAATAACCCCCACAGCATTCTCGGTCAGCGGATCATGAGTGCCGCGTTCAACTGGCATAACTACGGTCAGGCGACGATCGGTAATCGTGCAGACATTGAGCGTGTTCCCGTCGAAAATCTTCGCGCGTTCTATCAGAAATACTATCAGCCAGATAACGCGATCTTGATCATCGCGGGAAGGTTCGAAGAGGCTCAGGCGCTGGAATACGTGGGGAAATACTTCGGGGCCATTCCGAAGCCTGAACGGAAACTCGATCAGACGTACACGGAAGAGCCACCCCAGGATGGCGAGCGGACGGTCACGCTTCGTCGCGTGGGTGACGTCAGCGTCGTGGGAGCTGTCTATCACATCCCGTCAGGTGGACATCCCGATTTCGCTGCGATCGATGTTCTGGAATCGGTCCTGACGATGACTCCGTCGGGTCGGCTGTACAAAGCCCTTGTCGAACAGAAGAAAGCAGCCAGTGTCTCCGGCGCCGCGTACGCTCTACACGATCCCGGTGTCTTGCGATTTATGGCGGAAGTGGCCAGTGGCAATACCCCTGAATCGGTGCTCGACGGACTGTTGGACACGCTTCAGTCGGTCATTGATCAAGGGGTCAAAGAAGAAGAAGTCGAACGCGCCAAGCAGCGATTGATGAAACAGCGTGAGCAAGAGGCGTCAGACTCTCAGCAGTTGGCCATTCACCTGAGCGAGTGGGCTGCACAAGGGGACTGGAGACTTTACTTCATCTACCGCGACCGTCTGGAACAGGTTACGGTAAAGGATGTCAACACTGTTGCCCGCGCCTACCTCCAGCCCAACAACCGAACTGTTGGGATCTACTACCCGACGAAAGAGGCCGAGCGGACCGTGATTCCGTCTTCGCCAAATCTGGCAGAGATGATTGGTGATTACCAGGGGCGGTCTGATACGTCTGCCGGAGAAGCGTTTGATGTGGATCCCGCCAAGATCGAGGCTCGTACGAAACGGACTTCGATCGATGGAATCAAGGTCGCACTTCTCCCCAAGAAGACACGCGGTAATACCGTCTTCCTGCGGTTGAACCTTCGATATGGCGATGAACGGTCGCTGTTCGGGCTGGGGAAAGTCGCCGAGTTCCTGCCGTCGATGATGACAAAGGGAACGAAGCAACTGACACGGCAACAGTTGCAGGATCAGCTGGATAAGAATCTGGCCTCACTTGGCTCTTCCGGCTCGGCAGGCGATGCGACGTTTGTGATTCAAACCAAACGCAATAATCTTCCTGCGGTGATTGAACTGCTGCGACAAGTTCTGCGAGAACCGGTCTTTCCCGCCGCTGAACTCGATATCCTCAAGCAAGGGCATCGGGCCGATCTTGAACAGGGACTGACCAATCCACAGGACCTGGCACTGAAGGGAGTGAGACGTGCCCTGAATCCGTACCCCGTCGGCGATGTGCGCTACTATCCGACAGGCGAAGAAGAAATCGCTCTGACAGACGAAGTCGATATCCCCGCCGTCAAGAAGCTGTACTCCGATTTCCTCGGTTCGCATGCCGGGCAATTGGTTGTGGTTGGTGACTTCGATGAAGAAGAAACCATGAAAGCTTTGACGGGGATGCTGAAGGGGTGGAAGGCGAAGCAACCTTATGAGCGAATCGCTCGCACCAGCGATGTCGAAGTCAAGGCCGAGGTCATCAAGATCCTGACTCCCGATAAGGCGAACGCCTTTTACTTCGCAGGAGGAGTGCTGCCCCTGCGAGATGACAACCCGGACTATCCCGCCCTGCTGATTGGCAACTACGTCTTCGGTGCAGGTGCTTTGTCTTCTCGGTTGGGTGATCGGATTCGGCAGAAGGAAGGTCTCTCCTATGGCGTGGGATCGTCGCTTGCGGCGAGCTCTCTCGATACGCGAGCGACCATCACGATGTACGCGATCTATAATCCTGCGAATCTTGAAAAGATCGTGTCGGGGATTCACGAAGAACTGGAGCGACTTCTGAAAGAAGGGGTTACTCAGAAAGAACTGGATGATGCCCGGCGTGGTTTCCTTCAGAGTCAGGAAGTGATGCGGACAGAGGACGCCAGACTGGCTCAGATTCTCGAGTCGACTCTCCTTGCCGACCGAACCATGGAGTACTACAAGACTCTTGAGTCGCGCATCAGCGAACTGACACCAGAAACAGTCCTTGAGACACTAAAGAAGCATATCGATCCGAAGTCGATTCTCACGGTGGTTGCAGGGGACTGGGAGGCGGCGAAGAAGAACGCCAAGTAA
- a CDS encoding type II secretion system protein GspG: MKRRSHIHNSSLRAGFTLTEVLLVLAILGVIAAMVIPNLIGQQKVAMIRQTKVNISGFEQIAKQYAIAHDGDFPPDVNAMLSPGQSADGKPLAPFAEKIPRDAWNQALNYQYPNSKSSVDKPAIWSSGPNKQNEDGSGDDINNWSE, translated from the coding sequence ATGAAACGACGCTCACACATTCATAATTCGTCTCTTCGCGCCGGATTCACGCTGACGGAAGTGCTGCTCGTGCTGGCGATCCTCGGTGTCATCGCAGCCATGGTCATCCCGAACCTGATCGGTCAGCAGAAGGTCGCGATGATTCGGCAGACAAAAGTGAACATTTCCGGGTTTGAGCAGATCGCAAAGCAATATGCCATTGCCCACGACGGAGATTTCCCACCTGACGTCAATGCAATGCTTTCTCCTGGTCAGAGCGCGGATGGTAAGCCGCTCGCCCCATTCGCTGAAAAAATCCCCCGTGATGCCTGGAATCAAGCTCTCAATTACCAGTACCCGAACAGCAAGTCCTCGGTGGACAAACCCGCAATCTGGTCGTCGGGACCGAACAAGCAAAACGAAGACGGCTCGGGCGACGACATCAATAACTGGTCCGAATAG